In Papaver somniferum cultivar HN1 chromosome 1, ASM357369v1, whole genome shotgun sequence, a genomic segment contains:
- the LOC113317896 gene encoding thaumatin-like protein 1b: MVTPTFMYFCGKEEKVGRGNSMEAKRFFAIILALVSLTGAFSATFTFKNDCEYTVWPGTLTGGGSQLSKTGFELATGASLSVDAPARWSGRFWARTGCSTDSSGRFNCATADCASGKIECNGAGAIPPATLLEFTLNGDGGKDFYDVSLVDGYNLPVSITPQGGLGGCSSTACMHKINPICLPELSVKGADGSVIACKSACEVFQQPQYCCTGSHNTPATCPPTEYSKLFKDVCPQAYSYAYDDRSSTFTCASGGNYVITFCP, from the exons atggTCACTCCTACTTTCATGTACTTCtgtggaaaagaagaaaaagttggcaGAGGAAATTCGATGGAAGCGAAAAGATTTTTCGCTATTATCTTGGCTCTTGTGTCCTTAACAG GTGCATTTTCGGCTACGTTTACATTTAAAAACGATTGTGAATACACGGTATGGCCAGGAACATTGACAGGGGGTGGATCCCAATTATCTAAAACCGGGTTTGAACTTGCAACTGGGGCATCATTATCCGTAGATGCTCCAGCTAGATGGTCAGGACGATTTTGGGCAAGAACCGGTTGCTCCACTGATTCATCCGGGAGGTTCAACTGTGCCACTGCAGATTGTGCTTCCGGTAAAATTGAATGCAATGGTGCTGGCGCTATTCCGCCAGCAACACTACTTGAATTCACTCTAAACGGTGATGGTGGCAAAGATTTTTACGATGTTAGCCTTGTTGATGGTTACAATTTGCCCGTCTCTATTACTCCACAAGGTGGGTTAGGTGGTTGTAGCTCGACTGCATGCATGCATAAGATAAACCCGATTTGCCTACCAGAATTAAGCGTCAAGGGTGCAGATGGCAGTGTAATTGCTTGTAAAAGTGCTTGCGAAGTATTCCAACAACCTCAATACTGCTGTACCGGTTCTCACAATACTCCTGCGACTTGCCCTCCGACGGAGTACTCAAAACTCTTCAAAGATGTTTGTCCTCAAGCTTATAGTTACGCGTACGATGATAGATCAAGTACATTTACTTGTGCTTCTGGTGGTAATTACGTGATTACATTCTGCCCCTAA
- the LOC113317899 gene encoding thaumatin-like protein 1b — MVTPTFMYFCGKEEKVGRGNSMEAKRFFAIFLALVSLTGAFSATFTFKNDCEYTVWPGTLTGGGSQLSKTGFELATGASLSVDAPARWSGRFWARTGCSTDSSGRFNCATADCASGKIECNGAGAIPPATLLEFTLNGDGGKDFYDVSLVDGYNLPVSITPQGGLGGCSSTACMHKINPICLPELSVKGADGSVIACKSACEVFQQPQYCCTGSHNTPATCPPTEYSKLFKDVCPQAYSYAYDDRSSTFTCASGGNYVITFCP; from the exons atggTCACTCCTACTTTCATGTACTTCtgtggaaaagaagaaaaagttggcaGAGGAAATTCGATGGAAGCGAAAAGATTTTTCGCTATTTTCTTGGCTCTTGTGTCCTTAACAG GTGCATTTTCGGCTACGTTTACATTTAAAAACGATTGTGAATACACGGTATGGCCAGGAACATTGACAGGGGGTGGATCCCAATTATCTAAAACCGGGTTTGAACTTGCAACTGGGGCATCATTATCCGTAGATGCTCCAGCTAGATGGTCAGGACGATTTTGGGCAAGAACCGGTTGCTCCACTGATTCATCCGGGAGGTTCAACTGTGCCACTGCAGATTGTGCTTCCGGTAAAATTGAATGCAATGGTGCTGGCGCTATTCCGCCAGCAACACTACTTGAATTCACTCTAAACGGTGATGGTGGCAAAGATTTTTACGATGTTAGCCTTGTTGATGGTTACAATTTGCCCGTCTCTATTACTCCACAAGGTGGGTTAGGTGGTTGTAGCTCGACTGCATGCATGCATAAGATAAACCCGATTTGCCTACCAGAATTAAGCGTCAAGGGTGCAGATGGCAGTGTAATTGCTTGTAAAAGTGCTTGCGAAGTATTCCAACAACCTCAATACTGCTGTACCGGTTCTCACAATACTCCTGCGACTTGCCCTCCGACGGAGTACTCAAAACTCTTCAAAGATGTTTGTCCTCAAGCTTATAGTTACGCGTACGATGATAGA